The following proteins come from a genomic window of Hymenobacter canadensis:
- the ruvA gene encoding Holliday junction branch migration protein RuvA, which yields MIAYIEGKLAYKDHAQAILDVSGIGYEVRISLSTFSKLPAEGDKAKLYTFQHIKEDAHTLYGFLDPSEKALFMLLISVSGIGPGTGIVMVSSMSVGEIRQAIVNEDVRAIQSIKGVGPKTAQRVILELRDKLRKDELLAKAGVDTVPLARAHNTSRSEALSALVTLGFARAAAEKNLDQIQKRYGNDLSVEELIKFALKSN from the coding sequence ATGATTGCCTACATCGAAGGAAAGCTCGCTTACAAAGACCACGCTCAGGCCATTCTCGACGTGAGCGGCATCGGCTACGAGGTGCGCATCTCGCTCAGCACGTTCAGCAAGCTGCCCGCCGAGGGCGACAAGGCCAAGCTCTACACCTTCCAGCACATCAAGGAAGACGCCCACACGCTCTACGGCTTCCTCGACCCCAGCGAAAAAGCACTGTTTATGCTGCTGATTTCGGTGTCGGGCATCGGGCCGGGCACGGGCATCGTGATGGTGAGCAGCATGAGCGTGGGCGAAATCCGCCAGGCCATCGTCAACGAGGACGTGCGCGCCATCCAGAGCATCAAGGGCGTGGGCCCCAAAACGGCGCAGCGCGTGATTCTGGAGCTGCGCGACAAGCTGCGCAAAGACGAGCTGCTGGCCAAAGCCGGCGTCGATACCGTACCGCTGGCCCGCGCACACAATACCAGCCGCAGTGAGGCGTTGTCGGCTTTAGTGACGCTGGGCTTCGCCCGGGCCGCCGCCGAGAAAAACCTCGACCAGATCCAGAAGCGCTACGGCAACGACCTGAGCGTGGAGGAATTGATTAAGTTTGCTCTTAAGTCCAATTAA